From the genome of Phaeodactylum tricornutum CCAP 1055/1 chromosome 9, whole genome shotgun sequence:
GCTTTCCAATTGGAGGCAGACCAACAGCACTGCCTATTGGACGGCGATTTGCACTAGACAGTTGTGAATTGGAGCTAGTGAGACAAGTACATCTTTTGGGGACGGTAGAATACGATACGAGACCTCTACCCAAATGTCTACTCGTTGGGCTCCCCGCATTGGAAAACATGGTCGCCTAAAAAAACGACTACCAATTTGGTGTGTCGACATTACGGGACCAGCTCTGATCTTCTGACAGGACTCCCAGCTCGGCAATCAGCTTTTTCACCGGTGCCACGACAGCCACGGACAAATCTCCAATGGAATAGTGATAAAAGTTGCAAAACGCCGTGAGAGTGTTTTGGACGAACGTTACCTTGTCCCCCGCATTGTCGCCTGGCAGTTTGGACAAAATCATCTGTCGGATGGCCCGCACTTGCGTTGTACCTTGCGTATCGCCATTCTTGTGAAGCATGAGGCAAGCCAAGAGAACAAAGCCGTTGCCGGCGGTTACTAAAcgctcgtcttcttcattcTCGAGTTTGCGATCCGCGTGTTTGCTCTGCGCATTGCCCAACGTACTCGCCACTACCGCCTCGCGGAAGCTACCGGTTTCGCCTACCAGCCACGTCGTCAACCACGATAGAAACATATGGTCCGAGTCGTCGCCAACCGGTACAGGGAAAGTGAGTGTCGCCATCATTGATAGATTCCCACCGCACTCGACAATGTTTGTCAGCGTATTCAGACAAAAAATGACGGCATCGTATCGCAACTTTTCTGTGCCACTCGGTTGACCACTGGTTGTCACTGCCAAGCACAATACTCGAGCCAAAATATCCAAACCTCGCGTGTTCTTGTTCCAACCCAGATCTCGGTAGTCCACGGCTAACTCACGAGTCGCTACTTCATTCTCGTGCGTGAGAGAAGTCAACGTACGCAAGCATTCCAGTCCGATTTCACCACACAAACCTTCGGCCTGCCACAGAGCGTTCGCGTTTAGCAAGGACTCCAATACGTACAAGACACACACGACTAAACAACCTCCCGATTCGGTGGTAAATCCTTCCTTGCAAAAGGCCTGTCGATTGCGGTCATTCAGTAAACAAGCCCCGTCCACCAGCGACGCCAACGTCGCAACGCGGATGTGCAAATACTGCAAACACCCCTCACACGCGTGCGGATCCCTTACTAGCACTGTGACCGCCACCAGTGTCTCCGCCATGGCTTGCGCCAACATTGGAATTGCTCCGTTCTCACCAAGGAGCCGATTCGTCCGCAAAAGCGggttggcgtcgtcgtcgtcttcaggTTGTCTGTCGCTACCTTTGGTCTGGGAGGGATCCCAATTCGTTTCCTGCTGATCTGTAACGCTCTCATCATCCATACACGATTTCGAGTTGTCGTCGGCTTTGCCCGTAACAATGCGTTGGACCGCAAGTAATGGAACGGACTGGAGCGGGTGGGTCAACACGTCGTTGCCACACGAATGCGGGTGCTTTTCAGCGTGTCGGTCTCTGTCTTTCAACGTATCCAACACACGCGCAGTCGCCTGATCCATCTGATCCTGCGCTTGCACCAAGACGCTGTCATTGGAAGCGACCGAGTCGCCCCCGGGGGACCGGGAGGCAAAACTGAGCAACTCGCTGGGGGCGGCGGAATCAGTTGTCGACGCGGGGGGCGTGAATTCTTCGGGACATGTGGTCAGACGGCGATGAGGAGAACCGACTGGCTGGGCTTGCTGAGTACGGAGCCGTTGGCGACGTCGACGACCAGCCATGGTAGGATCCAGACTACCTGTAGACGACTGCGAAGCGGGCGTATCGTGAAGATAGTTGTGGTGTCCCGTATCCGACTGGGATACAACCGACTCCCCAATGTCTCCTGGTAAACGATCTGATGCTATTGCGTCCGCGGTCCCACCCTTGTCCGTGTTGGCGGCCTCGTCTCCTGCGGCACCGCGGCAGCGGTGCGTAATTGGATCGGCCAAAACCAGACTGAGTAGTCCTTGCAAAGCGTCCGGATGAGCCAACATTTGGTACCGAAATTTACTCGCTTGTTTCGTACTCGCGTACGGCGACAGCGTACAGTCCAACGAAAGACAGTGCGCAACGATACCCAAGACATCCCGAAACGCGGTCACGAACGGGTCTTTCCGATTCCATCGCGTATGCAGCGTCGGAACGGTTCCACACAAATCCAAGATCGCCGACAAGGCCGCCGTCGATTCGTGGCTTGTGCTGAACTGCCACAATTGGCGTCGTGACTGTTTCCGGACTAGGGTGAAAGCCAGGGGCACGGCCGCCTCCCAGGCCGCTCGAGGCGACGAAGCCTCTCTAATACTCGTACAGGCAAACAAGCATTCGTCCAACAAGAGCTGGTGGGTCCCGGAATCTTGCACGGCGTAAACATCCATGCCGGCCCCGCGGAGAACCTTGCGCGTTGTGGAGAGGCTGCCACAAGGGCGTGGCGGTTTATGTGGGATGCGGCCATCGACGGTAGCGTCGTCACTCCACAGGCCTTGTCGAGAGTCATGGGAACGCTTGCGACGAAAATTTGGGAGAGTAGGAACGGCAGATGATGaagtggacgacgaggaatgCGACTGCTGCGACAGAGATTGCGCCGGCGACGACTCGCGTCGTTTGGTAGACGCCGTGAAGCGAACTCGCCGACTGGGAGAAGGAGACGAGAGGGGTTGGGCAACAAACCGTTCTTGCGACGTGGCGGTTGTACAATCAGGATCCGTGGTGGCTTCGCGATCAGCAACCTTAGCCAGTTGATATCGTACTTGTTGACGTTGGGCTTTGGTCCGTCGCAAAGGCGGTCTGTCAGACACAGGAGTCGTAGTCGATGTCGATTTGGCGGTGCAAATCGTAGTAACGCTGCTTGCAACGGAAGTATTCGAGAGACTGTATCGTGGTTTCGtcattgaagaagaggaagtagcagtagtagtagttATCGAAGAATCTTGCGAATGTGGCACGGAAACACAATTGCTGGATGAGGAAGGAGTCGAGCACGATGTGTCGATGGAGGACCGCGTTCTTGCTCTTCCGTTATCCttactgttgctgctgctcgATGATGGTAATTGGGAAGTGATTGACGTACCGCAACTGTGGAAACGCCGTTTCGGAGAGTATGCACTACTGCTCTCATCGCTGTCTGAAGGAAAGTCCAGTTCGTCTTTCATCCCGACGACAAGGACACCTGCAACAAGGACAACACCGTCCAGGAAgtagtaactgtaaacctcTCGACCAAACGGACAACTGGTCTTGGATCGCTGAATCTTTCCTAGCGTCCGGAAACCGGTGTACGGTTCTAGATAAGAGAGGAGCTGATTGTCTTACAATTCCAAAGTAGAGGACGTTGGGGTTGTAGAGGGATCACGGATTGATTGTAAGCGAATTGGATTGATCATGCACGGCATGGGCTCATCGAAAGGTTGGTATGTTGAACGGTTTCTACGGACAAAGATGACAGTGCATGGAAACGGTCGGGCGCGCTTCCCGCCATGCATCAGACACTTTCTGGACCAATCATAACGGTAAAGATACAATCCTCCCAATCAGGGTCATTCTCGGCGTAAGAACGGTCACAGGCCGACACAGTATACCCACTcagccttttccaaagcaagtGATCGAATTAACATTTCCTGGATCCTTGCATTTCTATTGTTTGCTCCCTGTCAATCTCTCTGTCTCGATTTTGCTATCATggtcttttgttttggatCGACACGCATCAACAGAAACGTCCTGCAAAAGCCGTACGGACCTTGCACGAAATGCGACGGTCGGGTGAATCTTcaggaagaaacgcaacaattcttcctcttttgctGTTGTCCTCTGCGACCCACAACGGTGGAAATGGTGGAATGTCCGCAGTGCGGTGCCGCCGTCAAAGCGATCTATTACGAACAAGCCGATCGTGGTCACGAACAAGCGTCTACCTTGTGAAATATTTCGCCGAAAAGTCCCACCTGACAACTGGCATCCTAATTGTCGCTCTCCTCACGCCGAACAAACCTGTGGCGTTCTAACGAATCTTCCCTTCATATACAACGCCCAATAAGTTGCGCTGTGTACCGTCACCACTGGCCTCGGTTGCAGCCAGCGGCGTGGTTTGCTGCATACTTTTGCGCCAGGTTTCGCAGATGACTAACTGGGTAACGAGCGGACCCAGGGCCTCGTCAACCAAATATTAATCTGTTATACACATGTATGAAACTCCTTGCTGTGCTTGG
Proteins encoded in this window:
- a CDS encoding predicted protein, with the protein product MTKPRYSLSNTSVASSVTTICTAKSTSTTTPVSDRPPLRRTKAQRQQVRYQLAKVADREATTDPDCTTATSQERFVAQPLSSPSPSRRVRFTASTKRRESSPAQSLSQQSHSSSSTSSSAVPTLPNFRRKRSHDSRQGLWSDDATVDGRIPHKPPRPCGSLSTTRKVLRGAGMDVYAVQDSGTHQLLLDECLFACTSIREASSPRAAWEAAVPLAFTLVRKQSRRQLWQFSTSHESTAALSAILDLCGTVPTLHTRWNRKDPFVTAFRDVLGIVAHCLSLDCTLSPYASTKQASKFRYQMLAHPDALQGLLSLVLADPITHRCRGAAGDEAANTDKGGTADAIASDRLPGDIGESVVSQSDTGHHNYLHDTPASQSSTGSLDPTMAGRRRRQRLRTQQAQPVGSPHRRLTTCPEEFTPPASTTDSAAPSELLSFASRSPGGDSVASNDSVLVQAQDQMDQATARVLDTLKDRDRHAEKHPHSCGNDVLTHPLQSVPLLAVQRIVTGKADDNSKSCMDDESVTDQQETNWDPSQTKGSDRQPEDDDDANPLLRTNRLLGENGAIPMLAQAMAETLVAVTVLVRDPHACEGCLQYLHIRVATLASLVDGACLLNDRNRQAFCKEGFTTESGGCLVVCVLYVLESLLNANALWQAEGLCGEIGLECLRTLTSLTHENEVATRELAVDYRDLGWNKNTRGLDILARVLCLAVTTSGQPSGTEKLRYDAVIFCLNTLTNIVECGGNLSMMATLTFPVPVGDDSDHMFLSWLTTWLVGETGSFREAVVASTLGNAQSKHADRKLENEEDERLVTAGNGFVLLACLMLHKNGDTQGTTQVRAIRQMILSKLPGDNAGDKVTFVQNTLTAFCNFYHYSIGDLSVAVVAPVKKLIAELGVLSEDQSWSRNVDTPNW